From the Oceanobacillus kimchii X50 genome, the window GTAGATCAAGCGGTGAAAAAAGGAGCATCTGCAGTTTTTACTAGTAAACCTCTAACGAAAGATTATGAGGTTCCAATCATTCAAGTGGAAGATACCAATAGAGCGTTAGCGATGCTTGCAGTGAAGTATTATGATTACCCAACAAAACATTTTCCACTTATTGGTGTAACCGGAACAAACGGAAAAACAACCGTTACTTATTTGTTAGATAAGATTTTTGAGTATCATCAAAAAAAAGCTGGAGTAATTGGGACAATTCAAGTGAAAATTGGGGAAGAAACTTTCCCTATTGTAAATACAACTCCAAACGCACTTGAACTACAAAAAACGTTTCATATGATGCGTGAAAAAGATGTAAAACAAGGTATAATGGAAGTTTCCTCTCACGCTCTAGATATGGGAAGAGTGTATGGGTGCGATTATGATATTGCAGTATTTACTAATCTATCACAAGACCATTTAGATTATCATCAAGATATCCAAGATTATTTACGTGCGAAGAGTTTGTTGTTTGCTCAACTTGGTAATGGTTATAATGGTGAAAAGGAAAAATATGCAATCATTAATGATGACGATTCATCAAGTCATTTATTAAAAAGAAGCACTGCACAACATGTAATAACATATAGCTGTAAAAAAGAAGCGACTATTATGGCAAAAGATATTGAACTCACAGCATCTGGTATTCGTTTTAAATTACATTCTCCTCTAGGTGAAATTGCGATTCAAAGTAGATTAATGGGAATGTTTAATGTTTATAATATGCTAGCGGCAAGTGCGGCAGCTATCGCATCGAAAGTTCCTTTGAAAGTAATTCAAGAAGCATTAGAGTCAATTGAGGGAGTTAATGGAAGATTTGAACCAATTGCAGAAGGACAAGATTATTCTGTAATAGTTGATTTTGCACATACGCCAGATTCTTTAGAAAACGTCCTACAGACAATAAAGGACTTTGCTAAACGAAATGTCTATGTGGTCGTTGGATGTGGTGGAGATCGAGACCGTAAGAAAAGACCACTGATGGCTGAAGTGGCTTTGAATTATGCTGATCATGCGGTGTTCACTTCGGATAATCCGCGTACAGAAGATCCTCAAGCGATTTTAGATGATATGACTGCTGAACTTGATTCAACAAGTGGTAGTTATGAAGTTGTGGTAGATCGAAAAGAAGGAATTGCTAAAGCAATTCAATCTGCTCAAAAAGATGATATTATTTTAATCGCTGGAAAAGGTCATGAGACATATCAAATTATTGGTCATACAAAATATGATTTCGATGATAGAGATGTTGCAAGGAATGCAATTAAGCAGAAAGGGGTGTAGACACCTTGTTATTCACAGCAAAGTGGTTGGCGGAATTATTTCCTAAGCATCAGGGGGAAATAAATACAACTATTTCTATCGAAGAAGTAACTCGAGATACGAGACAACCAAGTTCAAACGCCCTATATATACCTATTGTTGGAGAAAGATTTGATGGACATGATTTCATTTTTGAAGCAATCAGAAATGGTGCCGTCGCAACATTATGGGATAAGTCCATTAATTTACCAGAAGAATGGGACGATTCTTTTCCTGTATTTTTTGTAGATGATACTATTTTAGCTATTCAGCAGCTAGCTAAGTCCTATCGTCAACGTGTCAATCCTATTGTAATTGGTGTCACTGGTTCTAATGGTAAGACTACAACCAAAGATTTAATTACATCAGTGGTAAAAACAAGTTATAAAACAGCAGCTACACAAGGTAACTTAAATAACCATATAGGATTGCCGCTTACTATTTTATCGATGCAATCCGACACTCAGGCACTTGTCCTTGAGATGGGGATGAGTCAGTTTGGAGAAATTAAGTTATTAAGTAACATCGCGGAGCCGGATTACACGGTTATTACGAATATTGGCGAGTCCCATATTGAAAATTTAGGTTCTCGTCAAGGTATTGCAAAAGCAAAATTGGAAATAATTGAAGGAATGAAGTCAAAAGGTAAATTATTTATTGACGATGACGAACCTTTATTATCTAAAGAAAATATAGGTATCGATCATTCTCAAATAACCGGGATTGGTTTTACCAAACAAAGTGATATTTTTGTATCCAATGTAAAAGTGCATCCTAATCGAACTTCATTTCAAATAGCGGATGAGGCTTATTACGTTAATTTGCTTGGTAAACAC encodes:
- a CDS encoding UDP-N-acetylmuramoyl-L-alanyl-D-glutamate--2,6-diaminopimelate ligase; this translates as MELKKLLESLTFYNVNGEVENCEITSLEMDSRKVTSGSAFVCITGFTVDGHDYVDQAVKKGASAVFTSKPLTKDYEVPIIQVEDTNRALAMLAVKYYDYPTKHFPLIGVTGTNGKTTVTYLLDKIFEYHQKKAGVIGTIQVKIGEETFPIVNTTPNALELQKTFHMMREKDVKQGIMEVSSHALDMGRVYGCDYDIAVFTNLSQDHLDYHQDIQDYLRAKSLLFAQLGNGYNGEKEKYAIINDDDSSSHLLKRSTAQHVITYSCKKEATIMAKDIELTASGIRFKLHSPLGEIAIQSRLMGMFNVYNMLAASAAAIASKVPLKVIQEALESIEGVNGRFEPIAEGQDYSVIVDFAHTPDSLENVLQTIKDFAKRNVYVVVGCGGDRDRKKRPLMAEVALNYADHAVFTSDNPRTEDPQAILDDMTAELDSTSGSYEVVVDRKEGIAKAIQSAQKDDIILIAGKGHETYQIIGHTKYDFDDRDVARNAIKQKGV
- a CDS encoding UDP-N-acetylmuramoyl-tripeptide--D-alanyl-D-alanine ligase; this encodes MLFTAKWLAELFPKHQGEINTTISIEEVTRDTRQPSSNALYIPIVGERFDGHDFIFEAIRNGAVATLWDKSINLPEEWDDSFPVFFVDDTILAIQQLAKSYRQRVNPIVIGVTGSNGKTTTKDLITSVVKTSYKTAATQGNLNNHIGLPLTILSMQSDTQALVLEMGMSQFGEIKLLSNIAEPDYTVITNIGESHIENLGSRQGIAKAKLEIIEGMKSKGKLFIDDDEPLLSKENIGIDHSQITGIGFTKQSDIFVSNVKVHPNRTSFQIADEAYYVNLLGKHHAKNAAFAYSIGKALNISHEKMQIALNKLEVTGMRFELKRGKNGVHIINDAYNASATSMKASIQVVKEMEGFQSKILVLGDILELGTYSEHYHRSVVEVIDPRISEIYTYGEQAFYIYDEIVKQHPEVNVHYIKQREDVVPLLRKHLNNKTLILFKASRGMKFEMFIEELQQ